The Salvelinus namaycush isolate Seneca chromosome 13, SaNama_1.0, whole genome shotgun sequence genome includes a region encoding these proteins:
- the LOC120058156 gene encoding SLIT and NTRK-like protein 5 gives MFDNYGEICRRLCACEEKEGILTVGCESRGIVDLSEVSPVYFTTYHLLLTGNLLKRLSTNDFVEYNGLTILHLGNNDISTVESGAFNGLQGLKRLHLNNNKIDALTEDLFIGLESLEYLQLDYNSIAHVERKAFSKLRRLEVLILNDNIISTLPTDIFQHVPLTHLDLRGNQLKLFPYSGLLEHMDSIMELQLEENPWNCSCELIALKAWLESISYTALVGDVVCEFPFRLHGRDLDEVSKQELCPRRAIAEYEMRPRAHQTTDAYFRTTPASVTASFTSRSRPTKGPHQSAKLKSKPTSRIPSNKPQNYGQIVSYQTKSPMPLDCPTACTCNLQISDLGLNVNCQERKIEHISDLNPKPYHPKKMYLTGNFIPVVRRSDFVELIGLDLLHLGNNRIAHIHDRAFGDLTHLRRLYLNGNLIDRLTVDMFFGLESLQFLYLEYNVIREIVSDTFQHVSNLQLLFLNNNLLKTLPQGIFNGLTLARLNLRNNHLRSLPVSGVLGQLTSLVQVDLFENPWDCGCSVVKMKMWLEQLSSGTVVDNVICGSPKRLFGEDMRYIKTTHFCLNNSDILASMIPPSEESVPGSTITIETSLDYDTQINSVPLSVTILALLLMFIVSVFVAAGLFAAVKKRRQKTLNEQNNSMNACISSLNMEYGLYKKGSIPKVRASAGHVYEYIPSPTEQTCRNTVYSPTVYRPMENKSVDGYRDFDQLNVAFLNNPSEEEVGSNAISAEYGVSTPLNKHSPLQDDVLDPDKPSPYSNTLPCRHTAHSSNQYNSDFNVRHQYTHPESIQQTILYCTAPSAVYVEPNISEYWELKAKLHSDPDYLEVLEKRTTFTQF, from the coding sequence ATGTTTGACAATTATGGAGAGATATGTCGAAGATTGTGTGCCtgtgaggagaaagaggggatacTGACTGTGGGCTGTGAAAGTAGAGGAATAGTCGATCTCTCTGAAGTTAGCCCTGTGTACTTCACAACGTATCATTTACTGCTCACAGGGAACCTTTTGAAGAGGCTCTCCACCAATGACTTTGTTGAATACAATGGGCTTACAATATTGCATCTGGGCAACAATGACATATCCACAGTTGAATCAGGAGCTTTTAATGGACTTCAGGGATTAAAAAGATTACATCTCAACAATAACAAAATCGATGCCTTGACGGAAGATCTTTTCATTGGCCTTGAAAGTCTGGAATATCTTCAGCTAGACTACAATTCCATCGCCCATGTCGAGCGAAAAGCCTTCAGCAAACTGCGTCGTCTGGAGGTCCTGATTTTAAACGACAACATCATTTCTACTCTTCCCACTGACATTTTCCAACATGTCCCTTTGACTCACCTTGACCTGAGGGGGAATCAACTGAAACTGTTCCCTTATTCGGGTCTTTTGGAACACATGGACAGCATTATGGAATTACAACTAGAGGAGAACCCATGGAACTGCTCTTGTGAGTTGATTGCGCTGAAGGCCTGGCTCGAGAGCATATCCTACACCGCTTTAGTGGGTGACGTGGTCTGTGAGTTTCCATTCCGGCTTCATGGGAGAGATCTTGATGAAGTCTCTAAACAGGAACTGTGCCCCAGGAGAGCTATTGCAGAGTATGAGATGCGTCCCCGGGCACATCAGACCACTGATGCGTACTTTAGGACCACACCAGCCTCAGTCACAGCCTCGTTCACATCCCGGTCAAGGCCCACCAAGGGACCTCACCAGTCAGCCAAGTTAAAGTCAAAACCCACATCTCGCATTCCCTCCAATAAACCGCAAAACTACGGTCAAATCGTTTCATATCAAACCAAATCCCCAATGCCTTTGGACTGTCCTACTGCCTGTACGTGCAATCTCCAAATTTCAGACCTCGGTCTGAACGTTAACTGCCAAGAGAGAAAGATTGAGCACATCTCTGACTTAAATCCCAAACCCTACCATCCCAAAAAGATGTATCTCACAGGGAATTTTATCCCCGTGGTGCGGAGATCAGATTTCGTTGAATTGATTGGATTAGATTTGCTTCACCTTGGCAACAATCGGATCGCTCACATCCATGACAGAGCCTTTGGGGATTTAACACACTTACGCAGGCTGTACTTGAATGGGAATTTGATAGACCGTCTCACAGTCGATATGTTCTTTGGATTAGAGAGTCTGCAGTTCCTATATTTAGAATACAATGTCATTAGAGAAATTGTTTCAGACACCTTTCAGCATGTCTCCAACCTTCAGCTGCTCTTCCTGAATAATAACCTCCTGAAGACCTTACCCCAGGGAATCTTTAATGGGTTGACATTGGCCAGACTAAATCTTCGTAATAATCACTTGCGCAGTCTGCCTGTCAGTGGCGTGTTGGGTCAACTGACATCACTGGTGCAGGTAGACTTGTTCGAGAACCCCTGGGATTGCGGCTGCTCCGTCGTGAAGATGAAGATGTGGCTGGAACAGCTCAGCAGCGGCACGGTTGTGGACAATGTCATCTGTGGCTCCCCTAAGAGGCTGTTCGGGGAGGATATGCGATACATTAAGACAACTCATTTCTGCCTTAATAACTCTGATATCCTTGCGTCCATGATCCCACCTTCAGAAGAATCTGTTCCCGGCAGCACCATCACCATAGAAACATCATTAGATTACGACACACAGATCAACAGTGTTCCTCTGTCTGTTACGATCCTTGCCTTGCTCCTGATGTTCATCGTTTCGGTGTTTGTCGCTGCAGGACTGTTTGCGGCTGTGAAGAAGAGACGTCAAAAGACACTAAATGAGCAGAATAACTCCATGAACGCGTGCATTAGTTCGCTGAACATGGAGTACGGTCTTTACAAAAAGGGATCTATTCCAAAAGTCAGGGCATCTGCAGGGCATGTGTATGAGTACATCCCCTCTCCCACTGAACAAACGTGCAGAAACACAGTCTATAGCCCCACGGTGTATAGGCCAATGGAGAACAAATCAGTGGATGGGTACAGAGACTTTGATCAGTTGAATGTGGCGTTTCTGAATAATCCCTCGGAAGAAGAGGTGGGTAGTAACGCAATAAGCGCTGAGTACGGCGTTAGTACTCCACTCAACAAACACTCCCCTTTACAAGACGATGTCCTAGACCCAGACAAGCCGTCACCCTACAGCAATACTTTACCATGCAGGCATACTGCCCATTCATCAAATCAGTATAACTCAGACTTTAATGTCAGACATCAATACACGCACCCAGAAAGCATACAGCAGACAATATTGTATTGCACAGCACCGAGTGCTGTTTATGTTGAACCGAACATAAGTGAGTACTGGGAACTGAAAGCCAAGCTTCATAGTGATCCCGACTACCTTGAAGTTCTTGAGAAGCGTACCACGTTCACCCAGTTTTGA